GGCTTCAACGCGGCTCTCATTTCCTCGGCCTCTTTCAGGACCTTCACGGTCTCCGGGAAACATCGCCCGATCTCCTCGTCCTCCAAGGCCAGCCAGCGCACCTGTCGGTTCTCCCTCCGCCATGCTATCGACGCGTCCGACCTATCTTCAACTGGACTCATTCGCCATAAGCGCGTCAACGGCGTGGCGTCATCTTTGCCCAGCCGCACATCCTTAAACAAATCGATCAGTCGGGCCGGTTGCCCAGTCTCCTCCAGGACTTCGCGCACGGCCGTGACCGAAGACTCCTCGCCAGGCTCGATATGCCCCTTGGGCAGCACCAGCTCCACAGGCTTCTTCTTGGCCCCCACCAGCAGATACTCGTGCACACTACCCGCGATGCCGCCCGCTTTTGCAGGCCCGCATCTGATGCGGGAGATCAATCCGCCGGCGTGCGTCACGTCATCGCTCCCGCTGGACGTCGCCCTGGTCGCGCCGGGCTCCGTCGCCACCTCCAGCGTGATCACGTGCCAGTAGGCCTGCTGTGTGGCCTTGAAGCGCTGGTCCGCGTAGCGCCAGAGCGCCGGGAGGAGCAGCGCGGCCACGACGGCCGCCGGAATC
This portion of the Gemmatimonadales bacterium genome encodes:
- a CDS encoding NUDIX domain-containing protein, producing AAKKELSPPQWRTLAEWVFRKFPDRAVVQVERIKARALQSVSDEANDAINAFQWSKARLSKDNPEGLAAVQRFEADSKFFRSFVVVLTPLVIVLPFIGRPIPAAVVAALLLPALWRYADQRFKATQQAYWHVITLEVATEPGATRATSSGSDDVTHAGGLISRIRCGPAKAGGIAGSVHEYLLVGAKKKPVELVLPKGHIEPGEESSVTAVREVLEETGQPARLIDLFKDVRLGKDDATPLTRLWRMSPVEDRSDASIAWRRENRQVRWLALEDEEIGRCFPETVKVLKEAEEMRAALKPPKPAATSEAATDGVAALPVRSNG